Proteins encoded together in one Penicillium digitatum chromosome 1, complete sequence window:
- a CDS encoding Kinase binding protein CGI-121, producing the protein MASSLETISLPHLPLMPVHVALYRDVQNAAFLKGQLLAGHVEFEYAFIDASMVLSKAHATAAVFRAVNDYMHNRLKSHNVHSEIVFSLNPTNNITESFRRFGITDSTKDLLVIKVSVSPEITRESVAAHLDSSVQGTLVPFNDQALTKLSDINKIKKAYKLGALPSPTAKENDEAKQRLENSLLSAIALRGS; encoded by the exons ATGGCCTCAAGTCTAGAGACGATCAGCCTGCCACATCTACCACTGATGCCCGTGCATGTTGCTCTATATCGCGATGTTCAGAATGCCGCCTTTTTGAAAGGTCAACTCCTCGCCGGTCATGTTGAATTCGAGTATGCATTTATTGATGCAAGCATG GTTCTGTCAAAGGCCCATGCCACTGCTGCAGTATTCAGAGCAGTTAATGACTACATGCACAATAGACTGAAGTCTCATAATGTGCATTCCGAAATCGTATTCTCATTGAACCCTACGAATAAT ATCACCGAATCGTTCCGTAGATTCGGTATCACCGATTCAACCAAAGACCTGTTGGTGATCAAAGTTTCTGTCTCTCCGGAGATAACACGTGAATCCGTTGCGGCCCACTTGGACAGCTCGGTTCAAGGAACACTTGTGCCTTTCAATGACCAGGCACTCACCAAACTCTCTGATATCAATAAGATCAAGAAAGCATACAAGCTAGGGGCTCTGCCTTCACCAACGGCCAAGGAGAATGACGAGGCCAAGCAACGACTCGAAAATTCATTGTTGAGTGCAATTGCCTTGAGAGGATCGTGA
- a CDS encoding Structure-specific endonuclease subunit slx4: MGLTKKDPTSSTSNQTAPSKPRRKAKKVADGSKTIAPGGSQPETFGTQNDAAKPIKGRSRNTAKRNDSGNMTLAGKVTKTSGDPPAKKSSEGGKKKTIATELSSLEDAPAKFSSKESNVLGKDEVLHLDEAVRRRIDWTPPRETAYEGIATVNNGGSQSKYHDANLMAGFGKLVSDYNYSGLTLNPRDFVQNANSGGPTKRRRIELVTPEIQALLNGRSSDSSDQTSAQGKKMASSGKPQRTVKSKPKKFTTLTARMTAQYSKNDAEEDELVIDSLPDTRTTKGKRRRAKETEKQSSFAVLSPEAAVEFLNDQDLVFGTCSQLERDDSPQTLREIQQAIRASEGLSYPEGTHKKDSRTTQESSTRSVSRLAGTRNLWCVGARDTEGSLIQLETLNVVDLTDGGEPPAKKGHDNVEQASQKSLRRDWFELEFPDIDSPPEKRPPLAPLTERDLDSDTLVQAPAPILAATAMPMTEAKAAKPAKPAKEAENTPTEAVDFQSTTSQASPMPQYTGFTDAELSKQIFTYGFKAVRGRKKMIDLLQKCWESKHGRNLTSGSQPTYQPEQQKDPVSKMDKVLNPTSATKTKATVKSKSGTSIKSRKSLDETLSTSISRTSLQISPKKNSRGKPTTGTSSSLMDVEEIQDSEEDIIPSPIQVQKHYADIYAKSKTSGRMEHNSLTIFTKTPHSSPTKRKVVSPISVKRPSSSASITDNHAAEFSEEISLAEISAKITQAVRVQPRLSPLLSSRGSRIRPTWHEKILMYDPIILEDFTAWLNVEGLGLVGEDREVGTAFVREWCESKGICCCWKKNVSW, from the coding sequence ATGGGATTGACAAAGAAGGATCCTACTTCGAGCACCAGCAACCAAACCGCACCGAGCAAACCCCGGCGGAAGGCGAAGAAAGTCGCGGATGGGTCAAAAACAATTGCGCCTGGGGGCTCTCAGCCAGAGACTTTTGGCACACAAAACGACGCAGCGAAACCAATCAAAGGGCGTTCTCGAAATACTGCCAAGAGAAATGATTCAGGAAACATGACTTTGGCTGGGAAAGTTACGAAGACAAGCGGCGACCCACCAGCAAAGAAATCCAGCGAAggggggaagaagaaaacgaTTGCCACAGAACTATCTTCTTTGGAGGATGCACCGGCGAAATTTTCCTCCAAGGAATCCAATGTCTTAGGAAAGGACGAGGTTTTGCATCTGGACGAGGCAGTGAGAAGAAGGATAGACTGGACACCACCGAGGGAGACCGCTTACGAGGGAATCGCTACCGTGAACAATGGTGGGAGCCAGAGTAAATACCATGATGCGAATCTTATGGCTGGGTTTGGCAAGCTAGTATCCGATTATAATTACTCTGGGTTAACTTTGAATCCCCGCGACTTTGTGCAGAATGCAAATAGCGGAGGACCAACAAAGCGTCGACGGATAGAGCTGGTTACTCCTGAAATCCAAGCGTTGCTCAATGGAAGGTCTTCTGATTCAAGTGATCAGACATCTGCGCAAGGGAAGAAAATGGCATCCTCGGGAAAGCCCCAAAGGACAGTCAAGAGCAAACCTAAGAAGTTCACCACCTTGACGGCACGCATGACTGCTCAATATTCAAAAAATGACGCAGAAGAGGATGAGCTGGTGATTGATAGCCTTCCGGATACCAGAACGACGAAAGGAAAACGAAGAAGGGCAAAAGAGACAGAGAAACAGTCTTCGTTCGCTGTACTTTCCCCGGAAGCGGCTGTCGAATTTCTAAATGATCAAGATCTTGTATTCGGCACGTGCAGTCAACTGGAAAGAGATGATTCGCCGCAGACTCTGCGAGAAATTCAGCAAGCCATCCGTGCCTCCGAGGGCCTTTCATATCCGGAGGGGACGCACAAAAAGGACTCCAGGACGACCCAAGAATCATCTACTCGTTCTGTTTCAAGGTTGGCAGGCACTAGGAACCTGTGGTGTGTTGGCGCCAGAGACACCGAAGGGTCTTTGATCCAACTAGAAACACTCAACGTGGTAGACTTGACGGATGGGGGAGAGCCTCCTGCAAAAAAAGGTCATGATAACGTGGAACAAGCAAGCCAAAAGTCTCTTCGGAGGGACTGGTTTGAGCTTGAATTCCCAGACATAGATTCACCCCCAGAAAAAAGACCACCATTAGCACCTTTGACCGAAAGAGACTTGGATTCAGACACGCTTGTTCAAGCTCCAGCTCCTATCCTGGCAGCTACAGCTATGCCTATGACCGAGGCAAAAGCTGCAAAGCCTGCAAAGCCTGCAAAAGAAGCCGAGAACACCCCGACTGAAGCGGTTGATTTCCAGTCCACTACCTCTCAGGCATCTCCAATGCCACAATATACAGGATTTACAGACGCGGAGTTGTCTAAGCAAATCTTCACTTATGGCTTCAAGGCAGTTAGGGGCCGCAAGAAGATGATCGATCTCCTTCAAAAATGTTGGGAATCGAAACACGGTAGGAATCTTACCTCTGGCAGCCAGCCTACGTACCAACCCGAGCAACAAAAAGACCCTGTCTCTAAAATGGACAAAGTCCTCAACCCCACCTCGGCTACGAAGACGAAGGCGACAGTGAAGTCCAAATCAGGAACATCTATAAAGAGCCGAAAATCACTTGACGAGACATTATCAACTTCTATCTCGCGGACTAGTCTCCAGATAAGCCCAAAGAAGAACTCAAGAGGGAAGCCTACCACCGGGACTTCTTCATCATTAATGGATGTAGAAGAGATTCAAGACTCAGAAGAAGACATCATCCCCTCACCAATTCAAGTACAAAAGCACTATGCCGACATCTATGCAAAATCTAAGACAAGTGGTCGGATGGAACACAACTCCTTGACTATCTTCACAAAAACACCACATTCAAGTCCGACCAAGCGCAAGGTTGTTTCTCCGATTTCAGTTAAAAGACCATCATCCTCTGCATCTATTACAGACAACCACGCAGCGGAATTCTCCGAAGAGATCAGCCTGGCTGAAATCTCTGCAAAGATCACCCAAGCTGTTCGCGTTCAGCCTCGACTCTCGCCACTCTTGTCATCTCGCGGGAGCCGTATTCGGCCGACATGGCATGAAAAGATCCTTATGTACGACCCTATCATTCTGGAAGATTTCACAGCATGGCTCAATGTT